A single window of Chloroflexia bacterium SDU3-3 DNA harbors:
- a CDS encoding GNAT family N-acetyltransferase, protein MSIRPARPEDATTLSAIALASKAHWGYDAAFMAACAAELAISPEQIASRPTFCLWDGDLLAGFATLAPAEGGEVELDALFLAPSHIGAGLGRRLFEHARSAAAALGYRTMIIQADPHAAPFYERMGAALVGTRPSASIPGRTLPLFQIALA, encoded by the coding sequence ATCAGCATCCGCCCCGCTCGCCCCGAGGATGCCACGACGCTCAGCGCCATCGCCCTAGCGTCGAAGGCGCACTGGGGCTACGACGCGGCCTTCATGGCAGCCTGCGCGGCGGAGCTGGCCATATCCCCCGAGCAGATCGCCAGCCGCCCCACCTTCTGCCTGTGGGATGGCGATCTGCTCGCCGGGTTCGCCACGCTCGCACCCGCCGAGGGCGGCGAGGTGGAGCTCGATGCCCTGTTCCTCGCGCCCAGCCACATCGGCGCGGGGCTGGGGCGGCGGCTGTTCGAGCACGCCCGCAGCGCTGCCGCCGCGCTCGGCTACCGCACCATGATCATCCAGGCCGACCCGCACGCCGCGCCCTTCTATGAGCGCATGGGTGCGGCGCTGGTGGGCACACGGCCCTCGGCCAGCATCCCAGGCCGCACGCTGCCGCTGTTTCAGATCGCGCTCGCATAA
- a CDS encoding DUF2243 domain-containing protein encodes MSDRAAMRPVPFPTAAGLFLGMGIGGFFDGIVLHQILQLHHLLSSAGYPPTSAANLKFNMLWDGLFHMLTYIFVIIGLGLLWRAARRAHIAWSGRLLGGTLLMGFGLFNLVEGAVDHHILGIHHVNETAPPAQWLYWDVAFLIWGALMLGGGWALWRGVPAS; translated from the coding sequence ATGAGCGATCGCGCGGCCATGCGCCCGGTGCCCTTCCCCACAGCGGCGGGCCTGTTCCTAGGGATGGGCATCGGGGGCTTCTTCGACGGGATTGTGCTGCATCAAATCTTGCAGCTGCACCATCTTCTGAGCAGCGCGGGCTACCCGCCAACCAGCGCGGCGAACCTCAAGTTCAACATGCTATGGGATGGTCTGTTCCATATGCTGACCTACATCTTCGTGATCATCGGCCTGGGGCTGCTATGGCGGGCTGCGCGGCGCGCCCATATCGCATGGTCGGGGAGGCTGTTGGGCGGCACGCTGCTGATGGGCTTTGGTCTCTTCAACCTGGTGGAGGGGGCGGTTGACCACCACATCCTCGGCATCCACCATGTGAATGAGACCGCGCCGCCTGCGCAGTGGCTGTACTGGGATGTGGCGTTCCTGATCTGGGGTGCGCTGATGCTCGGGGGCGGCTGGGCGCTGTGGCGCGGCGTGCCTGCCAGCTGA
- a CDS encoding LacI family transcriptional regulator codes for MATDDQKNASRRIQQREIAELAGVSISTVSRVLSSAPGISEAVQQRVLAAAAQLGYQRGTARPASRIQNITLLTSLQLAPGLDPFHAAVLSGVEQAAAQEGLHLSYASVGGPDSTLDRLRQNAVDGLLLLSIDEPELIDQITALALPTVMINVDHRELPIDAFLPDNRLGALLAMRHLIACGHRRILHITSLQRRTIRRRAEAYQVALAEAGIAYDPQLVLDIPINAESSYEAMRQRLAKKQLDFTAVFCANDLAAMGVMRAVQEAGLRIPHDLSVVGFDDIATSAYLSPPLTTVRIEAAELAALAVRRLIERAAAPERTSIRVSLACRLIERQSVARI; via the coding sequence ATGGCCACCGACGACCAGAAAAACGCCAGCCGCCGCATCCAGCAGCGCGAGATCGCCGAGCTGGCTGGCGTGTCGATCAGCACCGTCTCGCGGGTGCTCAGCAGCGCCCCCGGCATCAGCGAGGCCGTGCAGCAGCGCGTGCTGGCCGCCGCCGCGCAGCTGGGCTACCAGCGCGGCACGGCCCGCCCCGCCAGCCGCATCCAGAACATCACCCTGCTCACCAGCCTGCAGCTCGCACCGGGGCTGGACCCCTTCCACGCCGCCGTGCTGAGCGGGGTGGAGCAGGCCGCCGCCCAAGAGGGCCTGCACCTGAGCTACGCCAGCGTGGGCGGCCCCGACAGCACGCTCGACCGCCTGCGCCAGAACGCGGTGGATGGCCTGCTGCTGCTCTCGATCGACGAGCCAGAGCTGATCGACCAGATCACCGCGCTGGCCCTGCCCACCGTGATGATCAATGTGGACCACCGCGAGCTGCCGATCGACGCGTTCCTGCCCGACAACCGCCTGGGCGCGCTGCTGGCCATGCGCCACCTGATCGCCTGCGGGCACCGCCGCATCCTGCACATCACCTCGCTGCAGCGCCGCACCATCCGCCGCCGGGCCGAGGCCTACCAGGTAGCCCTGGCCGAGGCGGGCATCGCCTACGACCCCCAGCTGGTGCTGGACATCCCGATCAACGCCGAGTCGAGCTACGAGGCCATGCGCCAGCGCCTGGCCAAAAAGCAGCTGGATTTCACCGCCGTGTTCTGCGCCAACGACCTGGCGGCCATGGGCGTGATGCGGGCCGTGCAGGAGGCTGGGCTGCGCATCCCGCATGATCTGTCGGTGGTGGGGTTCGACGACATCGCCACCTCGGCCTACCTCTCGCCGCCGCTCACCACCGTGCGCATCGAGGCCGCCGAGCTGGCCGCGCTGGCGGTGCGCCGCCTGATCGAGCGTGCCGCCGCGCCCGAGCGCACCTCCATCCGCGTGTCGCTGGCCTGCCGCCTGATCGAGCGCCAGTCGGTGGCGCGCATCTAG
- a CDS encoding G/U mismatch-specific DNA glycosylase: MAKRSTPRAHELQAAAGKGTSDIIQPHLWVLFCGINPGLYSAITGNHFARPGNRFWPSLHRSGFTPRQLHPSEEHELLDYGLGITNIAARTTATAAELSPAEIVAGGEALRAKVAQYQPRALAVLGITAYRTAFQQPKAQLGRQPQPLGDTLVWVLPNPSGLNAHYTPAALAEVFGLFRQELTAAIGPYQP, translated from the coding sequence ATGGCAAAACGAAGCACGCCCCGCGCCCACGAGCTGCAGGCCGCAGCTGGCAAGGGCACCAGCGACATCATCCAGCCGCACCTGTGGGTGCTGTTCTGCGGCATCAACCCCGGCCTGTACTCGGCGATCACCGGCAACCACTTCGCGCGCCCCGGCAACCGCTTCTGGCCATCGCTGCACCGCTCGGGCTTCACCCCACGCCAGCTGCACCCATCCGAGGAGCACGAGCTGCTGGACTACGGCCTTGGTATCACCAACATCGCCGCGCGCACCACCGCCACTGCCGCCGAGCTGTCGCCCGCCGAGATCGTGGCGGGCGGTGAGGCGCTGCGGGCCAAGGTGGCGCAGTATCAGCCCCGCGCCCTGGCTGTGCTGGGCATCACGGCCTACCGCACTGCTTTCCAGCAGCCCAAGGCCCAGCTGGGCCGCCAGCCCCAGCCGCTAGGCGATACGCTGGTGTGGGTGCTGCCCAACCCCAGCGGCCTGAACGCCCACTACACGCCCGCAGCGCTGGCCGAGGTCTTCGGCCTGTTCCGCCAGGAGCTTACCGCGGCGATCGGCCCCTACCAGCCCTAG
- a CDS encoding glucuronyl hydrolase, whose product MHLQPRRQARIDAAKELNVPQPTPPPGVVASVSTDAVRRALAIIDANRIDFATLYPDDTTLRSFYHPRQRGWAAPGANVGWTTSFWPGILWLAYELTGQAAYRAAAERHIASFAERVEQKIDLDTHDIGFLYTLSCVAPWRLLGHAPARQAALLAADALMLRFLEPAGIFQAWGYLANPEQRGRTIIDSLMNMPLLYWASEQTGDPRYAEAAHRHAAQLRDHIIRPDSTTYHTFYWDAESGAPLRGRTEQGYADESCWARGQAWGIYGFALNYRSTQDASLLRAAERCADYFLAHLPEDSVPYWDMALADGSGEERDSSAAAIAACGLGELARWLPEGERRQRYADAADAMLASLAERYAPRGPSESNALLLHAVYDKPKSVGVDEGCLWGDYFYMEALMRAAKPDWQLYW is encoded by the coding sequence ATGCACTTGCAGCCCCGCCGCCAAGCCCGCATCGACGCAGCAAAGGAGCTGAATGTGCCCCAGCCGACGCCGCCACCAGGGGTTGTCGCCAGCGTATCTACCGACGCCGTGCGCCGCGCCCTCGCCATAATCGACGCCAACCGCATCGACTTTGCCACGCTCTACCCAGATGACACCACGCTGCGCAGCTTCTACCACCCGCGCCAGCGCGGCTGGGCCGCGCCGGGGGCCAACGTGGGCTGGACCACCAGCTTCTGGCCGGGCATCCTCTGGCTGGCCTACGAGCTGACCGGCCAGGCCGCCTACCGCGCCGCCGCCGAGCGCCACATCGCCAGCTTCGCCGAGCGGGTCGAGCAGAAGATCGACCTCGACACCCACGACATCGGCTTTCTCTACACGCTCTCGTGCGTGGCGCCCTGGCGGCTGCTGGGCCACGCCCCGGCGCGGCAGGCCGCGCTGCTGGCCGCCGATGCGCTGATGCTGCGCTTCCTAGAGCCTGCGGGTATCTTTCAGGCCTGGGGCTACCTGGCCAACCCCGAGCAGCGCGGGCGCACGATCATCGACAGCCTGATGAATATGCCGCTGCTCTACTGGGCCAGCGAGCAGACCGGCGACCCGCGCTACGCCGAGGCGGCCCACCGCCACGCCGCCCAGCTGCGCGACCACATCATCCGGCCCGACAGCACCACCTACCACACCTTCTACTGGGATGCCGAGAGCGGCGCGCCGCTGCGCGGGCGCACCGAGCAGGGCTACGCCGACGAGTCGTGCTGGGCGCGCGGGCAGGCCTGGGGCATCTACGGCTTCGCGCTGAACTACCGCTCCACCCAGGATGCCAGCCTGCTGCGCGCCGCCGAGCGCTGCGCCGACTACTTCCTGGCCCACCTGCCCGAGGACAGCGTGCCCTACTGGGACATGGCGCTGGCCGACGGCAGCGGCGAGGAGCGCGACAGCTCGGCGGCGGCCATCGCCGCGTGCGGCCTGGGCGAGCTGGCCCGCTGGCTGCCCGAGGGCGAGCGGCGGCAGCGCTACGCGGATGCCGCCGACGCCATGCTGGCCTCGCTGGCCGAGCGCTACGCCCCGCGCGGCCCCAGCGAGTCGAACGCCCTGCTGCTGCACGCCGTCTACGACAAGCCCAAGTCGGTGGGCGTGGACGAGGGCTGCCTGTGGGGCGACTACTTCTATATGGAAGCCCTGATGCGCGCGGCGAAGCCCGACTGGCAGCTCTACTGGTAG
- the iolB gene encoding 5-deoxy-glucuronate isomerase, translated as MKYHARLTADPGLTTLPYNPCSLLDFGVLRLAPGQRHAGEAGDREYLAVILGGKATFTVNGQRFEKIGARPNVFAGKPHSVYIPAGASYAIEAEGAVEIAMPSAPSDLATDPYVIAPAQVANGVWGAANFSRPYHQILTLASQPELPARRLIVGETFTPPGNWSTFPPHKHQEDNLPLEAFHEEMYYFKVNPADGYGICHYYNEEGEEENFTIRDNSIHMMPRGYHTVVSAPGYTTYYLWFLAGNQRVQGAVEEASTSWVSRTVPMLKQLGH; from the coding sequence ATGAAATATCACGCGCGGCTCACCGCCGACCCCGGCCTGACCACCCTGCCCTACAACCCCTGCTCGCTGCTCGACTTCGGCGTGCTGCGCCTGGCCCCCGGCCAGCGCCACGCGGGCGAGGCGGGCGACCGCGAGTACCTGGCGGTGATCTTGGGCGGGAAGGCGACCTTTACGGTGAATGGACAGCGCTTCGAGAAGATCGGCGCGCGGCCCAACGTTTTTGCGGGCAAGCCCCACTCGGTCTACATCCCGGCGGGCGCGTCGTACGCCATCGAGGCCGAGGGCGCGGTCGAGATCGCCATGCCCAGCGCGCCCAGCGACCTTGCGACCGATCCATACGTGATCGCGCCCGCCCAGGTGGCCAACGGCGTGTGGGGCGCGGCCAACTTCTCGCGGCCCTACCACCAGATCCTCACGCTGGCCTCGCAGCCCGAGCTGCCCGCTCGCCGCCTGATCGTGGGCGAGACCTTCACGCCCCCCGGCAACTGGAGCACCTTCCCGCCCCACAAGCACCAGGAGGACAACCTGCCGCTGGAGGCCTTCCACGAGGAGATGTACTACTTCAAGGTGAACCCCGCCGACGGCTACGGCATCTGCCACTACTACAACGAGGAGGGCGAGGAGGAGAACTTCACCATCCGCGACAACAGCATCCACATGATGCCGCGCGGCTACCACACCGTGGTGAGCGCCCCCGGCTACACCACCTACTACCTGTGGTTCCTGGCGGGCAACCAGCGCGTGCAGGGCGCGGTGGAGGAGGCCAGCACCAGCTGGGTGAGCCGCACCGTGCCGATGCTCAAGCAGCTGGGCCACTAG
- a CDS encoding PhoX family phosphatase, protein MGGRDEVDKWVIRSNDGAGETFQHIVERKLSRRSFLKGAALSSAALIAGITAPELAEIEAAQRGGLQFAAVKPTDPKLDEVRVPEGYYARTLIRWGEPLTADAPNHDVYHQTPAAQAKQFGYNCDFVGFLPLPLGSKSSDRGVLVVNHEYTNEELMFPAYDPKKPTRAHVDVCVQAHGMSVVEIQRAADGSWMPSRSSSYNRRVTGDTPHRVSGPAAGHAWLRTSADPEGTTVLGTLNNCAGGKTPWGTVLSGEENFHQYFGNLGALPKDDPRAAAHQRYGLPTGSSERSWEAFYDRFDLAKEPNEAFRFGWVVEIDPYDPTMTPIKRTALGRFRHEGATIEIAPSGQVVAYMGDDAQFEYVYKFVSRGRYNPNDRAANMGLLDDGTLYVAKFNDDGSGQWLPLVYGQGPLTEANGFGSQGDVLVKTRQAADALGATKMDRPEDVEGNPANRKIYVVCTNNTARATEGKPGTDTANPRAKNETGHVIEITEAKNDHASTSFSWDIFLLAGRPEDPSTYFAGFDKSKVSPIGAVDNIAFDLAGNAWIATDGAPRAIKLNDGLFAVPVQGAERGHVQQFFSTVTGSEVCGPEFSPDNRTLFLAIQHPGEGGTFENPISTWPDRVGLPRPSVIYIGAWDGRVIGR, encoded by the coding sequence ATGGGTGGTCGCGACGAAGTCGACAAGTGGGTGATTCGCTCGAATGACGGCGCTGGCGAGACGTTTCAGCATATTGTAGAGCGGAAGCTCAGCCGACGCTCGTTCCTGAAGGGCGCGGCGCTCTCGTCGGCGGCGCTGATCGCGGGCATAACCGCGCCCGAGCTGGCCGAGATCGAGGCGGCGCAGCGGGGCGGGCTGCAGTTCGCTGCGGTGAAGCCGACCGACCCCAAGCTGGACGAGGTGCGGGTGCCCGAGGGCTACTACGCGCGCACGCTCATCCGCTGGGGCGAGCCGCTGACCGCCGATGCGCCCAACCACGATGTCTACCACCAGACGCCCGCCGCGCAGGCCAAGCAGTTTGGCTACAACTGCGACTTCGTCGGCTTCCTGCCCCTGCCGCTCGGCTCGAAAAGCTCGGATCGTGGCGTGCTGGTGGTCAACCACGAGTACACCAACGAGGAGCTGATGTTCCCGGCTTACGACCCTAAGAAGCCGACCCGCGCCCATGTGGATGTGTGCGTGCAGGCCCACGGCATGTCGGTGGTGGAGATCCAGCGGGCCGCTGACGGCAGCTGGATGCCTAGCCGCAGCTCGTCGTACAACCGCCGCGTGACTGGCGACACCCCGCACCGCGTGAGCGGCCCGGCGGCTGGCCACGCCTGGCTGCGCACCAGCGCCGACCCCGAGGGCACCACGGTGCTTGGCACGCTCAACAACTGCGCGGGCGGCAAGACGCCCTGGGGCACCGTGCTGAGCGGCGAGGAGAACTTCCACCAGTACTTCGGCAACCTGGGCGCGCTGCCCAAGGATGACCCCCGCGCCGCCGCGCATCAGCGCTACGGCCTGCCCACCGGCTCGTCCGAGCGCAGCTGGGAGGCGTTCTACGACCGATTCGACCTTGCCAAAGAGCCGAACGAGGCCTTCCGCTTCGGCTGGGTGGTGGAGATCGACCCCTACGACCCGACCATGACGCCGATCAAGCGCACGGCGCTGGGCCGCTTCCGCCACGAGGGTGCCACGATCGAGATCGCGCCCAGCGGCCAGGTGGTAGCCTACATGGGCGACGACGCGCAGTTCGAGTATGTGTACAAGTTCGTCTCGCGCGGGCGCTACAACCCCAACGACCGCGCGGCCAACATGGGCCTGCTGGATGACGGCACGCTCTACGTGGCCAAGTTCAACGACGACGGCAGCGGCCAGTGGCTGCCGCTGGTCTACGGCCAGGGGCCGCTCACCGAGGCCAACGGCTTTGGCTCGCAGGGCGATGTGCTGGTGAAGACACGGCAGGCCGCCGACGCGCTGGGCGCGACCAAAATGGACCGCCCCGAGGATGTGGAGGGCAACCCGGCCAACCGCAAGATCTACGTGGTGTGCACCAACAACACCGCCCGCGCCACCGAGGGCAAGCCCGGCACCGATACGGCCAACCCGCGCGCCAAGAACGAGACCGGCCACGTGATCGAGATCACCGAGGCCAAGAACGATCACGCCTCGACCTCGTTCAGCTGGGATATCTTCCTGCTGGCGGGTCGGCCCGAGGATCCCTCGACCTACTTCGCCGGGTTCGATAAGAGCAAGGTCAGCCCGATCGGGGCGGTCGACAACATCGCCTTCGATCTGGCGGGCAACGCCTGGATCGCCACCGACGGCGCGCCGCGCGCCATCAAGCTGAACGACGGCCTGTTCGCCGTGCCGGTGCAGGGCGCGGAGCGCGGCCACGTGCAGCAGTTCTTCTCCACCGTCACCGGGTCGGAGGTGTGCGGGCCGGAGTTCAGCCCGGACAACCGCACGCTGTTCCTGGCCATCCAGCATCCCGGCGAGGGCGGCACCTTCGAGAACCCGATTAGCACCTGGCCCGACCGTGTGGGCCTGCCGCGCCCGAGCGTGATCTACATCGGGGCCTGGGATGGCCGTGTGATCGGTCGCTAG
- a CDS encoding DUF3459 domain-containing protein has protein sequence MHAPLCWWQQGVFYELIVRSFQDSDGDGSGDLPGLIARLDYLQWLGVDVVWISPIYASPMAEGGYDVADYTAVNPLYGSLDDLDRLIAEAHDRGMRVIIDFVPNHTSDQHPWFQQARASRDSPRRDWYLWQDAGLGGRLPNNWVSSFGGSAWAWDHVAQQYYYHAFLPEQPDLNWRNPAVQAAVADAMRFWLDRGVDGFRMDAIWHMLKDDKLRDNPPNPGFAPGQHPDERVQSVYTRNLPEVHAVIAQLRRVMDAYSDRLLAGELYLPPEEMARYYGAHAPELHLPLNLQLTAQTVWTPEAIAGLIEAYERALPVGGWPNWMLSTHDNARIASRVGEAQARVAAMLLLTMRGTVAIYYGDELGMPNTDIPPELAQDVFERMVPGLGRDPGRTPMLWDDSPHAGFTTGRPWLPLGDHAARNVAAQRRDPGSLLALYRSLIALRRQEPTLVEGTYATAQRDEQVLAYWRVGERGRLLVALNMGGLPASLALPRGTTGRILLSTALDRAGDAVAEIVHLRGDEGLIISCA, from the coding sequence ATGCACGCGCCGTTATGCTGGTGGCAGCAGGGTGTCTTCTACGAGCTGATCGTCCGCTCGTTCCAGGATAGCGATGGCGATGGGAGCGGCGACCTGCCGGGCTTGATCGCGCGGCTCGACTATCTGCAGTGGCTGGGCGTGGATGTGGTCTGGATCTCGCCGATCTACGCCTCGCCCATGGCCGAGGGCGGCTACGATGTGGCCGACTACACGGCGGTGAACCCGCTCTACGGCAGCCTGGATGACCTAGACCGGCTGATCGCCGAGGCCCACGATCGCGGCATGCGGGTGATCATTGACTTTGTGCCCAACCACACATCCGACCAGCACCCGTGGTTTCAGCAGGCGCGGGCCTCGCGCGATTCGCCCCGCCGCGACTGGTACCTGTGGCAGGATGCCGGGCTGGGCGGCAGGCTGCCGAACAACTGGGTCAGCTCGTTTGGCGGCAGCGCGTGGGCCTGGGACCATGTGGCGCAGCAGTACTACTACCACGCCTTTTTGCCCGAGCAGCCCGATCTGAACTGGCGCAACCCGGCGGTGCAGGCAGCTGTGGCCGACGCGATGCGCTTCTGGCTCGATCGCGGGGTGGATGGCTTTCGCATGGATGCGATCTGGCATATGCTCAAAGATGATAAGCTGCGCGACAACCCGCCCAACCCAGGGTTCGCGCCAGGGCAGCACCCCGATGAGCGCGTGCAGTCGGTGTACACGCGCAACCTGCCCGAGGTGCATGCGGTGATCGCGCAGCTGCGGCGGGTGATGGATGCCTACAGCGATCGGCTGCTGGCGGGCGAGCTGTACCTGCCGCCCGAGGAGATGGCGCGCTACTACGGCGCGCACGCGCCCGAGCTACACCTGCCGCTGAACCTTCAGCTGACCGCGCAGACCGTGTGGACGCCCGAGGCCATCGCTGGCCTGATCGAGGCCTACGAGCGGGCGCTGCCGGTGGGCGGCTGGCCCAACTGGATGCTGAGCACCCACGACAACGCGCGCATCGCCAGCCGGGTGGGCGAGGCCCAGGCCCGCGTGGCCGCCATGCTGCTGCTGACCATGCGCGGCACGGTGGCCATCTACTACGGCGACGAGCTGGGCATGCCCAACACCGACATCCCGCCGGAGCTGGCGCAGGATGTGTTTGAGCGCATGGTGCCCGGCCTAGGCCGCGACCCTGGGCGCACGCCCATGCTGTGGGATGATAGCCCGCATGCCGGGTTCACCACGGGCCGCCCGTGGCTGCCGCTGGGCGACCACGCGGCGCGCAATGTGGCCGCCCAGCGCCGCGACCCAGGCTCGCTGCTGGCGCTCTACCGCAGCCTGATCGCGCTGCGCCGCCAGGAGCCGACGCTGGTGGAGGGCACCTACGCCACGGCCCAGCGCGACGAACAGGTGCTGGCCTACTGGCGCGTGGGCGAGCGTGGCAGGCTGCTGGTGGCGCTGAACATGGGCGGCTTGCCCGCCAGCCTGGCGCTGCCGCGTGGGACCACGGGGCGCATCCTGCTCTCTACCGCGCTCGACCGCGCGGGCGACGCCGTGGCGGAGATTGTGCACCTGCGCGGCGACGAGGGCCTGATCATCAGCTGCGCGTAG
- a CDS encoding TIGR03885 family FMN-dependent LLM class oxidoreductase: MVAFGFHASHEQFAPSQLLRYVQEAEQAGFTRAMCSDHFYPWSVGQGQSGFAWSWLGAALQATSLPLGVVTTPGYRYHPAVLAQAGATLAEMFPGRFWVAVGSGELLNEHITGEAWPPKPERNARLKECAEIMGALWAGGHVTHRGLVTVVDAQLYTRPAQPPPLVGAAITPETAAWLGGWADALITVSQPRQRLRKVVDAFRAGGGEGKPMYLQAHVSYASTMAEAQAAAQAQWRTNVFPSAVLAELPMPEHFDALAATARPELLGEAIRISPDLAQHCAWLEEDIALGFDAIYLHNVGVNQSAFIEAFGGRVLSEFD; the protein is encoded by the coding sequence GTGGTCGCCTTTGGCTTTCACGCATCGCACGAGCAGTTTGCGCCCAGCCAGCTGCTGCGCTACGTGCAGGAGGCCGAGCAGGCTGGGTTCACCCGCGCGATGTGCTCGGATCACTTCTACCCCTGGAGCGTCGGGCAGGGCCAGTCGGGGTTCGCGTGGTCGTGGCTGGGCGCGGCCCTGCAGGCCACCAGCCTGCCCTTGGGCGTGGTCACCACGCCCGGGTACCGCTATCACCCGGCGGTGCTGGCTCAGGCCGGGGCGACCCTGGCCGAGATGTTCCCTGGCCGCTTTTGGGTGGCGGTGGGCAGCGGCGAGCTTCTGAACGAGCATATCACCGGCGAGGCCTGGCCGCCCAAGCCCGAGCGGAACGCGCGGCTGAAGGAGTGCGCCGAGATCATGGGCGCGCTGTGGGCTGGCGGCCATGTGACCCACCGTGGCCTGGTGACGGTGGTGGACGCCCAGCTCTACACCCGCCCGGCCCAGCCGCCGCCGCTGGTGGGCGCTGCAATCACGCCGGAGACTGCCGCCTGGCTCGGGGGCTGGGCCGACGCGCTGATCACCGTGAGCCAGCCCAGGCAGCGGCTGCGTAAGGTGGTAGATGCCTTCCGCGCCGGGGGCGGCGAGGGCAAGCCCATGTACCTCCAGGCGCATGTCTCCTACGCCAGCACCATGGCCGAGGCCCAGGCGGCGGCCCAGGCGCAGTGGCGTACCAATGTGTTCCCCAGCGCGGTGCTGGCCGAGCTGCCCATGCCCGAGCACTTCGACGCGCTCGCCGCGACGGCCCGGCCAGAGCTGCTGGGGGAGGCCATCCGCATCTCCCCCGACCTGGCCCAGCACTGCGCCTGGCTGGAGGAGGATATCGCGCTGGGGTTTGATGCGATCTACCTGCACAACGTAGGCGTAAACCAGAGCGCGTTCATCGAGGCATTTGGCGGTCGTGTGCTTTCGGAGTTCGACTGA
- the kduD gene encoding 2-dehydro-3-deoxy-D-gluconate 5-dehydrogenase KduD, protein MILDSFRLDGRVALVTGSTRGLGRALALALAEAGADIATLDRSDAAETRAQIEALGRRCASLRCDLATASVAELAAAVAQAEDALGGLDILVNNAGIIRRADALDFTEQDWDDVTQVNLKALFFLSQAAARAMLRRGGGKIIHIASMLSYQGGVCVPAYAAAKSGVAGLTRALANEWAAHGINVNAIAPGYMATDNTAALQADAARSRSILERIPAGRWGEPDDLQGAAVFLASDAARYLHGAIVPVDGGWLAR, encoded by the coding sequence ATGATCCTCGATTCGTTTCGGCTGGATGGCCGCGTGGCCCTGGTCACCGGCTCCACGCGTGGGCTGGGGCGGGCGCTGGCGCTGGCCCTGGCCGAGGCCGGGGCCGACATCGCCACGCTCGACCGCTCGGATGCGGCGGAGACGCGGGCGCAGATCGAGGCGCTGGGGCGGCGCTGCGCCAGCCTGCGCTGCGATCTGGCCACCGCCAGCGTGGCCGAGCTGGCCGCCGCCGTGGCCCAGGCCGAGGACGCGCTGGGCGGGCTGGACATCCTGGTGAACAACGCCGGGATCATCCGCCGCGCCGACGCGCTCGACTTCACCGAGCAGGACTGGGACGATGTGACGCAGGTGAACCTGAAGGCGCTGTTCTTCCTCTCGCAGGCGGCGGCGCGGGCCATGCTGCGGCGCGGCGGCGGCAAGATCATCCACATCGCCTCCATGCTCTCCTACCAGGGCGGGGTGTGCGTGCCCGCCTACGCCGCCGCCAAGAGCGGCGTGGCCGGCCTGACCCGCGCCCTGGCCAACGAGTGGGCGGCCCACGGCATCAACGTGAACGCTATCGCCCCGGGCTACATGGCCACCGACAACACCGCCGCGCTCCAGGCCGACGCGGCGCGCTCGCGGTCCATCCTGGAGCGCATCCCCGCCGGGCGATGGGGCGAGCCGGATGATCTGCAGGGCGCGGCGGTGTTCCTGGCCTCGGATGCGGCGCGCTACCTGCACGGCGCGATCGTGCCCGTGGATGGGGGGTGGCTAGCCCGCTAG
- a CDS encoding stress-induced protein — protein MAQKNNQNNERGFAAMDEEKQREIASKGGQAAHESGNAHEFTSEEAREAGRKGGQARQQNSDDDQEQGGSTRGGTREQHQQAGRQSHKNDQ, from the coding sequence ATGGCGCAGAAGAATAACCAGAACAACGAGCGCGGCTTCGCAGCGATGGACGAGGAGAAGCAGCGCGAGATCGCCAGCAAGGGCGGCCAGGCCGCCCACGAGAGCGGCAACGCCCACGAGTTCACCAGCGAGGAGGCCCGCGAGGCCGGGCGCAAGGGCGGCCAGGCCCGCCAGCAGAACAGCGACGACGATCAGGAGCAGGGCGGCTCGACTCGCGGCGGCACCCGCGAGCAGCACCAGCAGGCCGGGCGGCAGAGCCACAAGAACGACCAGTAA